One window of Hymenobacter sp. BRD128 genomic DNA carries:
- a CDS encoding FeoA family protein yields MALFRRSAPVAASQSATTRRTANDLRPGESATVCCLKDPQMALKLLEMGCIPGTQVRLAGRAPLGDPLMLVLGDEEYTLSLRVSEAITIQLKD; encoded by the coding sequence GTGGCTCTTTTCCGTCGCTCCGCTCCCGTGGCTGCCTCGCAGTCGGCCACTACCCGCCGCACCGCCAACGACCTGCGCCCTGGCGAGTCGGCCACCGTGTGCTGCCTCAAAGACCCCCAAATGGCGCTCAAACTCCTTGAGATGGGCTGCATTCCGGGCACGCAGGTACGGCTAGCCGGCCGTGCCCCCCTCGGCGACCCACTGATGCTGGTGCTCGGCGACGAGGAGTATACGCTGTCACTGCGCGTGAGCGAAGCCATTACTATTCAGCTAAAAGACTAA
- a CDS encoding carboxypeptidase-like regulatory domain-containing protein: MLAGKIIDKATKEPLPFTSLSLKEEQTGALSNEFGVFQLPGPLKNETDSLIVMALGYEHLAIAVQRGKPLANLVLEVNRRAIALSNVTVKGGKVKNLELGANSNHPGDGLLQGQPGGQYAFFVKNDKNKRLGNIRSVSFYIGENGFPREPFRVRLYKPDGNYNAPNTDILTDNVVVSAPKGGQWYTVDLTPYNVVAPEEGFFVAMEWIVSGDKFFNTNFMDDNYTPYGQIMRPTFEFKESRTWTYSIAKGWTLLTMATAAGQHYNAMIKAEVDMIK; this comes from the coding sequence ATGCTAGCCGGCAAAATCATTGACAAGGCAACGAAAGAACCATTGCCTTTCACGTCCCTCAGCCTGAAAGAAGAGCAAACGGGCGCCCTCAGCAATGAGTTTGGGGTATTTCAACTGCCGGGGCCGTTGAAAAACGAAACCGACTCGCTTATCGTGATGGCGCTGGGCTACGAGCACCTTGCCATTGCGGTGCAGCGCGGCAAGCCGCTGGCCAACTTGGTACTGGAAGTGAACCGGCGTGCTATCGCGCTGAGCAACGTGACCGTGAAGGGCGGCAAGGTGAAAAACCTGGAACTGGGCGCCAACTCCAACCACCCCGGCGATGGCCTGCTGCAAGGCCAGCCGGGCGGGCAGTACGCTTTCTTTGTGAAGAACGACAAGAACAAGCGGCTGGGTAATATCCGCTCAGTGTCGTTTTATATTGGGGAGAACGGCTTCCCGCGCGAGCCGTTCCGGGTGCGCCTTTACAAGCCCGATGGCAACTACAATGCGCCCAATACGGACATCCTCACCGACAACGTGGTAGTATCGGCCCCCAAAGGCGGCCAGTGGTACACCGTGGACCTGACGCCCTACAACGTGGTGGCGCCCGAGGAAGGCTTCTTCGTGGCAATGGAGTGGATTGTGAGCGGCGACAAGTTTTTCAACACCAATTTCATGGACGATAACTACACGCCCTATGGCCAGATTATGCGCCCCACGTTCGAGTTTAAGGAGAGCCGCACCTGGACCTACAGCATCGCCAAGGGCTGGACGCTGCTCACGATGGCTACCGCCGCCGGCCAGCACTACAACGCCATGATTAAGGCCGAAGTAGACATGATTAAGTAA
- a CDS encoding carboxypeptidase-like regulatory domain-containing protein — translation MIKRLLFSLLVASLLPALGWAQQEGRITGRVVDEKTQDPIPFASINLREEQTGALTNEYGYFQLAMPTKVTEDSVIVMALGYKRTALFVKRGANMEEIIIQLPKQAIALANVQVETKGVKPTLLGAHSNSPAAGMIQGMPGSQYAFMCKNDKAKKLGLIRTVSFFIGENGFPREPFRVRIYKANGNYNAPNEDMLTESVIVSAARGGEWFTVDLSPYNLVAPEEGFYVAMEWIVSGDKFYTTNFMDNYTPYGQILRPTFEFKDSRTWSYAIGRGWNLVTLANGGSHFNAMMRAEVDAYK, via the coding sequence ATGATTAAGCGTTTACTATTCTCTTTACTGGTCGCTAGCCTGCTGCCCGCGCTAGGGTGGGCCCAGCAGGAAGGCCGCATTACGGGCCGCGTGGTGGATGAAAAAACCCAGGACCCAATTCCGTTTGCCTCTATCAACCTGCGCGAAGAGCAGACCGGTGCCCTCACCAACGAGTACGGCTACTTTCAGCTAGCCATGCCCACCAAGGTAACCGAAGACTCGGTCATTGTGATGGCGCTAGGCTACAAGCGCACGGCGCTCTTCGTGAAGCGCGGCGCCAATATGGAGGAAATCATTATTCAGCTACCCAAGCAGGCCATCGCGCTGGCCAACGTGCAGGTCGAGACAAAGGGTGTGAAGCCGACGCTGCTCGGGGCGCACTCCAACTCGCCGGCGGCGGGCATGATTCAGGGCATGCCGGGCAGCCAGTACGCCTTCATGTGCAAGAACGACAAGGCTAAAAAGCTTGGGCTCATTCGCACGGTGTCGTTTTTCATTGGTGAGAATGGCTTCCCGCGCGAGCCGTTCCGGGTGCGCATTTACAAGGCCAACGGCAACTATAATGCGCCCAACGAAGACATGCTCACCGAGAGCGTGATTGTGTCGGCGGCGCGCGGCGGCGAGTGGTTCACGGTCGATTTATCGCCCTACAACCTGGTGGCGCCCGAGGAAGGCTTTTACGTGGCGATGGAGTGGATTGTGAGCGGCGATAAATTCTATACTACTAATTTTATGGATAACTACACGCCCTACGGCCAGATTCTGCGGCCCACGTTTGAGTTTAAGGACAGCCGCACCTGGAGCTACGCCATCGGCCGGGGCTGGAACCTGGTGACCCTAGCCAACGGCGGCTCGCACTTCAACGCCATGATGCGCGCCGAAGTAGACGCCTATAAATAA
- a CDS encoding OmpA family protein — protein sequence MAKFAYSLLAASVLLASCNDLKKSDEKTTLGDATADTAVVARTGKTVSDVATNAANSVDSAASKVGSAVSNTFDLTKAKLADVKLPEVNLSGVTVRGNEDYEVYGLEEKVLFDTNKATIKPSAAEALKQISASISKRYPGKDVRVLGFADARGDKSYNRALSQQRAEAVKNYLITTNKLPADHLSTEAFGESQPAATNATAAGRQENRRVEIAVRVR from the coding sequence ATGGCAAAATTCGCCTATTCCCTGCTGGCAGCCTCGGTGCTGCTGGCTAGCTGCAACGACTTGAAAAAGTCGGATGAAAAAACCACCCTCGGCGATGCTACTGCCGATACGGCCGTAGTTGCCCGCACCGGCAAAACGGTGAGCGACGTTGCCACTAATGCCGCCAACTCGGTCGATAGTGCTGCTAGCAAAGTAGGTAGTGCCGTGAGCAATACCTTCGACCTTACCAAGGCCAAGCTGGCCGACGTGAAGCTGCCCGAAGTGAACTTGAGTGGCGTAACCGTGCGTGGCAACGAGGATTACGAGGTATATGGCCTGGAAGAAAAGGTGCTTTTCGACACCAATAAGGCCACTATCAAGCCGAGTGCGGCCGAGGCACTCAAGCAAATCAGTGCCTCCATCAGCAAGCGCTATCCCGGCAAGGATGTGCGCGTGCTGGGCTTTGCCGACGCGCGTGGCGACAAAAGCTACAACCGCGCCCTGAGCCAGCAGCGCGCCGAGGCGGTGAAAAACTACCTCATCACCACTAATAAGCTGCCCGCCGACCACCTCAGCACCGAGGCTTTCGGCGAAAGCCAGCCGGCCGCCACTAATGCCACGGCCGCCGGCCGCCAGGAAAACCGCCGCGTCGAAATCGCCGTGCGCGTGCGCTAG
- a CDS encoding S9 family peptidase, giving the protein MTAIRLRFYSLLALLLTLALPGRATVPPAPDPLDGLWKGPLKLPGGQLDVTFRLVKLSSGDYFATLDVPLQRVNNLAVTVTTHADTVVFVSAEANCRFTGRLLPDGKQLQGAWQQPGFEVPLTLTRTVPQQAARPRLTPPYREENVTFSNAKAGVQLAGTLTVPAGPGPFPAVALLSDVGAQDRNGTVNDFAPIGRLADFLTRRGIAVLRFDDRGTGQSGGDAQATLADQLGDAQAALAFLRARPEIVAKQVGLVGHGEGGNVALLAAAQPTPPAFVVGLAPYGLPGGDIAMQQQEATLRSLQLAPAQLDIVIKRQKAIIDAIRQTINRSQAQAIVANILKQNNPVLDNAAVQARAAEMTSPPYRYFLGFDPAENLASVTCPVLLLYGSADTVINPDNNLSALVKGLKANKSVTARKLPGVNHLFQPAPDQWPIVGGQPQPNFSPAAAEAVRAWLATQAPPAPAPAGSPPTSAR; this is encoded by the coding sequence ATGACTGCTATTCGACTTAGGTTCTACTCGCTGCTAGCCCTGCTGCTCACGCTGGCGCTGCCCGGCCGCGCCACAGTCCCGCCGGCCCCCGACCCGCTCGACGGTCTCTGGAAAGGCCCTTTGAAGCTGCCCGGCGGCCAGCTCGATGTGACATTTCGCCTCGTCAAGCTCAGCAGCGGCGACTATTTCGCGACGCTCGACGTGCCGTTGCAGCGGGTTAATAATCTGGCCGTTACGGTAACGACTCACGCCGATACGGTAGTGTTCGTGTCGGCCGAAGCCAACTGCCGCTTCACCGGGCGCCTGCTGCCCGACGGCAAGCAGCTGCAAGGTGCCTGGCAGCAGCCGGGCTTTGAGGTGCCGCTTACGCTCACGCGCACCGTGCCGCAGCAGGCCGCCCGGCCCCGCCTTACGCCGCCCTACCGCGAAGAAAATGTGACGTTTAGCAATGCCAAGGCGGGCGTGCAGCTGGCGGGCACGCTCACCGTGCCCGCCGGGCCGGGGCCGTTTCCGGCCGTGGCTTTGCTCAGCGATGTGGGTGCCCAGGACCGCAACGGCACCGTGAATGACTTCGCGCCCATTGGCCGGCTGGCCGATTTTCTGACGCGGCGCGGCATCGCGGTGCTGCGCTTCGACGACCGCGGCACCGGGCAATCGGGCGGCGATGCCCAGGCTACCCTAGCCGACCAGCTCGGCGATGCCCAGGCCGCGCTGGCCTTCCTGCGCGCCCGCCCCGAAATCGTGGCTAAGCAAGTGGGCCTGGTGGGGCACGGTGAAGGCGGCAACGTGGCCCTGCTGGCGGCGGCCCAGCCCACCCCTCCGGCGTTTGTAGTGGGGCTAGCCCCCTACGGGCTGCCGGGCGGCGACATTGCCATGCAGCAGCAGGAAGCTACTTTGCGCAGCTTGCAGCTAGCCCCGGCCCAGCTCGACATCGTAATAAAGCGCCAGAAGGCGATAATCGACGCCATCCGGCAAACTATCAACCGTAGTCAGGCCCAGGCCATTGTGGCTAATATCTTGAAGCAGAATAACCCAGTGCTTGATAATGCTGCCGTGCAGGCCCGCGCCGCCGAAATGACTTCGCCGCCCTACCGCTATTTCCTGGGCTTTGACCCGGCCGAAAACCTGGCCAGCGTAACCTGCCCCGTGCTGCTGCTCTACGGCAGCGCCGACACGGTCATCAACCCCGACAACAACCTGAGCGCGCTGGTAAAAGGCCTGAAGGCCAATAAGTCGGTAACGGCGCGCAAGCTGCCGGGCGTCAACCACTTGTTTCAGCCGGCGCCCGACCAGTGGCCCATCGTAGGCGGGCAGCCGCAGCCCAACTTTTCGCCGGCCGCTGCCGAAGCGGTGCGCGCCTGGCTAGCCACCCAGGCGCCGCCGGCCCCGGCCCCGGCCGGCAGCCCGCCTACGTCGGCCCGCTAA